A single window of Pseudarthrobacter defluvii DNA harbors:
- a CDS encoding MFS transporter — MARTLVKEQGVAQVQRRTVVLLSTAQVFGGLGTGSTVSIGSILAVELSGSSAWAGSVATVMTLGAAAAALPLASLAERRGRRAGQVAGLSAALAGAVLMVLAVTSGAFILLVLGAAGIGVGTAASLQARFAAVDLAPAEHRGRALSTVVWAVTVGAVAGPNLIQPGTAVGAALGLPPIAGPFVISGAGLLIAAVLLFAGLRPDPLLLARELAAVNSGTDQAGAHEPLIPAVDSTRARGPGPDVPASDVTASDLPGPAVQAAAAAAGGSLGRGLRAIRSSRTALLAVTAIVAAHAVMVGVMSMTPLHLQHLVEGTGPHAGHGVEGDVLVIIGFTISLHIAGMFALSPVMGWLTDRAGRIETIMIGFTVLVAAVAIAGFGQSSTAGVAVGLVLLGVGWSAATISGSTLLAESVGRDARVAVQGVSDMLMGAAGAVGGALSGLVLGFAGYLGLNLLGGTIGAVVLAAAIVARTSHRQSAAA; from the coding sequence ATGGCCCGCACACTTGTGAAGGAACAGGGCGTGGCCCAGGTGCAGCGGCGCACCGTTGTACTCCTGAGTACGGCCCAGGTGTTCGGTGGACTCGGAACAGGATCAACGGTGTCCATCGGCTCCATCCTGGCCGTCGAACTTTCAGGCTCCAGCGCCTGGGCGGGATCCGTTGCCACCGTGATGACCCTCGGGGCAGCGGCCGCCGCACTGCCGCTGGCATCACTGGCCGAACGGCGCGGCCGCCGGGCGGGCCAGGTGGCCGGCCTCTCCGCCGCGCTGGCAGGTGCCGTGCTCATGGTGCTGGCCGTGACATCCGGTGCCTTCATCCTGCTGGTCCTGGGAGCGGCAGGCATCGGCGTGGGCACCGCCGCGAGCCTGCAGGCAAGGTTTGCCGCCGTCGATCTCGCTCCCGCCGAGCACCGTGGCCGGGCACTTTCCACCGTGGTCTGGGCGGTGACCGTTGGCGCCGTTGCCGGGCCGAACCTGATCCAGCCCGGCACTGCCGTTGGAGCGGCGCTGGGCCTGCCGCCCATCGCTGGCCCCTTCGTGATTTCCGGGGCCGGGCTCCTGATCGCTGCGGTGCTCCTGTTCGCCGGCCTACGCCCGGACCCGCTGCTGCTGGCACGCGAACTTGCCGCCGTCAACAGCGGGACCGACCAGGCCGGGGCGCACGAACCGTTGATCCCGGCGGTTGATAGCACGCGCGCCCGCGGCCCTGGGCCTGATGTCCCCGCATCCGATGTCACCGCGTCCGATCTTCCCGGGCCCGCTGTCCAGGCCGCCGCAGCGGCGGCCGGAGGCTCGCTGGGCCGCGGACTGCGGGCCATCCGCAGTTCACGGACTGCGCTGCTGGCGGTGACCGCCATCGTCGCCGCCCATGCTGTGATGGTGGGCGTGATGTCCATGACGCCGCTGCACTTGCAGCACCTTGTGGAGGGGACCGGCCCGCACGCAGGACATGGGGTCGAGGGCGACGTGCTGGTCATCATCGGCTTCACGATTTCGCTGCACATTGCCGGGATGTTCGCGCTGTCCCCGGTGATGGGGTGGCTGACGGACAGGGCAGGCAGGATCGAGACCATCATGATCGGCTTCACGGTGCTGGTCGCGGCTGTGGCCATCGCCGGGTTCGGACAGTCCTCAACCGCCGGTGTGGCCGTGGGCCTGGTCCTGCTCGGCGTGGGATGGTCCGCTGCCACCATCTCGGGGTCCACGCTGCTGGCCGAGAGCGTGGGGCGGGATGCAAGAGTGGCGGTGCAGGGAGTGTCCGACATGCTGATGGGTGCCGCCGGTGCCGTGGGCGGCGCATTGTCAGGGCTGGTGCTGGGTTTTGCCGGCTACCTGGGCTTGAATCTGCTGGGCGGCACCATCGGGGCGGTTGTCCTGGCCGCCGCGATCGTCGCCCGGACGTCGCACCGGCAGTCAGCGGCCGCCTGA
- the rpsA gene encoding 30S ribosomal protein S1 translates to MTITSTEKPGTPVVAINDIGTAEDFLAAVDATIKYFNDGDLVEGTVVKVDRDEVLLDIGYKTEGVIPSRELSIKHDVDPGDVVSVGDQVEALVLTKEDKEGRLILSKKRAQYERAWGDIEKVKEEDGVVTGTVIEVVKGGLILDIGLRGFLPASLVEMRRVRDLAPYIGQQIEAKIIELDKNRNNVVLSRRAWLEQTQSEVRSTFLNKLEKGQVRPGVVSSIVNFGAFVDLGGVDGLVHVSELSWKHIDHPSEVVEVGQEVTVEVLEVDLDRERVSLSLKATQEDPWQTFARTHALGQVVPGKVTKLVPFGAFVRVEDGIEGLVHISELAVRHVELAEQVVSVGDELFVKVIDIDLERRRISLSLKQANEGVDADSTEFDPALYGMAAEYDEEGNYKYPEGFDPESNEWLEGYENQRAAWEQQYADAQTRWEAHKKQVAQHAADDAAAATSGDSDSGTTSYSSEPAATDSGAGTLASDEALAALREKLTGN, encoded by the coding sequence ATGACCATCACCTCCACCGAGAAGCCCGGTACCCCCGTAGTCGCCATTAACGACATCGGTACCGCTGAGGACTTCCTCGCAGCTGTCGACGCGACCATCAAGTACTTCAACGACGGAGACCTCGTCGAAGGTACCGTCGTCAAGGTCGACCGCGATGAAGTCCTGCTCGACATCGGTTACAAGACCGAAGGTGTCATCCCCTCCCGCGAGCTGTCCATCAAGCACGACGTTGATCCCGGAGACGTCGTCTCCGTTGGCGATCAGGTCGAAGCCCTGGTGCTCACCAAGGAAGACAAAGAAGGCCGTCTGATCCTCTCCAAGAAGCGTGCTCAGTACGAGCGTGCCTGGGGCGACATCGAGAAGGTCAAGGAAGAAGACGGTGTCGTCACCGGTACCGTCATCGAGGTTGTCAAGGGTGGTCTTATCCTCGACATCGGCCTGCGCGGCTTCCTGCCCGCATCCCTCGTCGAGATGCGCCGTGTGCGCGACCTTGCTCCGTACATCGGCCAGCAGATCGAAGCCAAGATCATCGAGCTGGACAAGAACCGCAACAACGTGGTCCTGTCCCGCCGTGCATGGCTCGAGCAGACCCAGTCCGAGGTCCGCTCCACGTTCCTCAACAAGCTGGAAAAGGGCCAGGTCCGTCCCGGCGTCGTTTCCTCCATCGTCAACTTCGGTGCATTCGTGGACCTGGGCGGCGTAGACGGCCTCGTCCACGTTTCCGAGCTCTCCTGGAAGCACATCGACCACCCGTCCGAGGTTGTCGAAGTTGGCCAGGAAGTCACCGTCGAGGTTCTCGAGGTCGACCTGGACCGCGAGCGCGTCTCCCTGTCGCTCAAGGCTACGCAGGAAGATCCGTGGCAGACCTTCGCCCGCACCCACGCCCTGGGCCAGGTTGTTCCGGGTAAGGTCACCAAGCTGGTTCCGTTCGGTGCGTTCGTCCGCGTCGAAGACGGCATCGAAGGCCTGGTCCACATCTCCGAGCTCGCCGTGCGCCACGTTGAGCTGGCCGAGCAGGTTGTCTCCGTTGGCGACGAACTGTTCGTCAAGGTCATCGACATCGACCTGGAACGCCGCCGCATCTCGCTGTCCCTGAAGCAGGCCAACGAGGGCGTCGACGCCGACAGCACCGAATTCGATCCTGCTCTGTACGGCATGGCCGCAGAGTACGACGAAGAGGGCAACTACAAGTACCCCGAGGGCTTCGATCCCGAGTCCAACGAGTGGCTTGAGGGCTACGAGAACCAGCGTGCAGCCTGGGAGCAGCAGTACGCTGACGCCCAGACCCGTTGGGAAGCACACAAGAAGCAGGTTGCCCAGCACGCCGCCGACGACGCTGCAGCTGCAACGTCCGGTGACAGCGATTCGGGTACCACCAGCTACTCCTCCGAGCCTGCTGCCACCGATTCCGGTGCCGGCACCCTGGCTTCGGATGAGGCACTTGCTGCCCTCCGTGAGAAGCTGACCGGCAACTAA
- the uvrB gene encoding excinuclease ABC subunit UvrB: MSLAQEVNRFVAPFEVISEFQPAGDQPAAIAELTERINNGEKDVVLLGATGTGKSATTAWLIEQVQRPTLVMVQNKTLAAQLANEFRELLPNNAVEYFVSYYDYYQPEAYVAQTDTFIEKDSSINEEVERLRHSATNALLTRRDVVVVATVSCIYGLGTPEEYIAGMVTLRKGAEMNRDDLLRKFVSMQYARNDMDFHRGTFRVRGDTVEIIPMYEELAIRIEFFGDEIENIQTLHPLTGQVIRDEEEMYVFPASHYVAGPERMARAIKRIEDELADRLKVLESQNKLVEAQRLRMRTTYDLEMMQQMGFCNGIENYSSHIDGRGPGTAPHCLLDYFPDDFLLVVDESHVTIPQIGAMYEGDMSRKRNLVDFGFRLPSAMDNRPLKWDEFLERVGQTVYLSATPGKYELGKADGFVQQIIRPTGLVDPEVVVKPTKGQIDDLLGEIKTRVEKNERVLVTTLTKRMAEDLTDYLLGHGVKVEYLHSDVDTLRRVELLRELRMGSFDVLVGINLLREGLDLPEVSLVSILDADKEGFLRSSTSLIQTIGRAARNVSGEVHMYADRITDSMANAIDETNRRRAIQVAYNKEHGVDPQPLRKKIADITDQLAKEDADTNALLGSFDYGKGKRGITGANKAGAKKGAAQVRSDGLAAAPAEDLVGLIAQLTEQMHGAAAELQFEVAARIRDEVGELKKELRQMQAAGHA, encoded by the coding sequence ATGAGCCTTGCGCAGGAAGTCAACCGTTTTGTAGCGCCCTTCGAAGTCATCAGCGAATTCCAGCCCGCGGGCGATCAGCCTGCCGCTATCGCTGAGCTGACGGAGCGCATCAATAACGGTGAGAAGGACGTGGTGCTGCTCGGTGCCACCGGTACCGGTAAGAGCGCCACCACCGCCTGGCTTATCGAACAGGTGCAGCGCCCCACCCTGGTGATGGTGCAGAACAAGACCCTCGCCGCGCAGCTGGCCAACGAGTTCCGCGAACTCCTGCCCAACAACGCGGTGGAATACTTCGTCTCCTACTACGACTATTACCAGCCCGAAGCCTACGTGGCCCAGACGGACACTTTCATCGAGAAGGACTCCTCCATCAACGAGGAAGTCGAGCGGCTCCGGCACTCGGCCACGAACGCGCTGCTGACCCGCCGCGACGTGGTGGTGGTGGCCACCGTCTCCTGCATTTACGGCCTGGGTACCCCGGAGGAGTACATCGCCGGGATGGTCACCCTGCGAAAGGGCGCCGAGATGAACCGGGACGACCTCCTGCGTAAGTTCGTCTCCATGCAGTACGCCCGGAACGACATGGACTTCCACCGCGGAACTTTCCGCGTCCGCGGCGACACGGTCGAAATCATCCCCATGTATGAGGAATTGGCCATCCGGATCGAGTTCTTCGGTGATGAAATCGAGAACATCCAGACGCTCCACCCGCTCACCGGCCAGGTGATCCGGGACGAAGAGGAGATGTACGTGTTCCCGGCCTCGCACTACGTTGCCGGGCCGGAGCGGATGGCGCGCGCCATCAAGCGGATCGAGGATGAACTGGCCGACCGGCTGAAGGTGCTGGAAAGCCAGAACAAGTTGGTGGAAGCACAGCGCCTGCGCATGCGCACCACGTACGACCTTGAAATGATGCAGCAGATGGGCTTCTGCAACGGCATCGAGAATTATTCTTCCCACATCGACGGGCGCGGGCCGGGCACCGCCCCTCACTGCCTCCTGGACTACTTCCCGGACGACTTCCTGCTGGTGGTTGATGAGTCCCACGTGACCATTCCCCAGATCGGCGCGATGTACGAAGGCGACATGTCGCGGAAGCGGAACCTGGTGGACTTTGGGTTTCGACTGCCGTCAGCCATGGACAACCGGCCGCTGAAGTGGGACGAGTTCCTGGAACGGGTAGGCCAGACTGTCTACCTTTCCGCCACACCCGGCAAATACGAGTTGGGGAAGGCGGACGGGTTCGTCCAGCAGATCATCCGGCCCACCGGCCTGGTCGATCCCGAGGTGGTGGTCAAGCCCACCAAGGGCCAGATCGATGACCTGCTCGGTGAAATCAAGACGAGGGTGGAGAAGAACGAACGGGTCCTGGTGACCACATTGACCAAACGCATGGCGGAGGACCTCACGGACTACCTGCTGGGCCACGGCGTCAAGGTCGAATACCTGCACTCGGACGTGGACACCTTGCGGCGCGTGGAGCTCCTGCGTGAACTGCGGATGGGATCCTTTGACGTCCTGGTGGGCATCAACCTCCTGCGTGAAGGACTGGACCTGCCCGAGGTATCCTTGGTCAGCATCCTGGATGCGGACAAGGAAGGCTTCCTGCGCTCGTCCACGTCCCTCATCCAAACCATCGGGCGCGCCGCCCGTAACGTGTCCGGCGAGGTGCATATGTACGCGGACCGCATTACGGACTCCATGGCCAACGCTATCGATGAGACCAACCGTCGGCGCGCCATCCAGGTTGCCTACAACAAGGAACACGGTGTCGACCCGCAGCCGCTGCGGAAGAAGATCGCCGACATCACGGACCAACTGGCCAAGGAAGACGCCGACACCAATGCACTGTTGGGCAGCTTCGACTACGGCAAGGGCAAGCGCGGCATCACCGGGGCAAACAAAGCTGGTGCCAAGAAGGGCGCGGCCCAGGTCCGTTCCGACGGCCTGGCGGCGGCCCCGGCCGAGGACCTGGTGGGCCTGATCGCGCAGCTGACCGAACAGATGCACGGCGCGGCCGCGGAACTGCAGTTCGAGGTGGCGGCGCGGATCCGCGACGAGGTCGGCGAGCTGAAGAAGGAACTGCGCCAAATGCAGGCGGCCGGACACGCCTAG
- a CDS encoding GNAT family N-acetyltransferase, whose product MNPLPDVALVDVDQAVADLLLALAKRDASPDEVAPPLGGPGWNLERTAWFFSYHHAAAEGLDGPAAEKTWAVYSGGEIAGSVRLKRRTEAGIPMAETGIWLGRSFRSRGVGGAALDLVLAKARRAGLKRVTARTLAGNHSAQRLLAAAGAALTHDGDGTVLAVVEL is encoded by the coding sequence ATGAACCCCTTGCCTGATGTGGCTCTCGTGGACGTTGACCAGGCAGTGGCGGACCTGCTGCTCGCACTGGCCAAGCGCGACGCCTCCCCCGACGAGGTTGCTCCCCCGTTGGGCGGCCCCGGCTGGAACCTGGAGCGCACGGCCTGGTTCTTCAGCTACCACCATGCGGCAGCGGAGGGCCTGGACGGACCGGCCGCGGAAAAGACCTGGGCTGTCTACAGCGGCGGCGAGATCGCCGGTTCCGTGCGCCTCAAGCGCCGCACTGAAGCTGGCATCCCTATGGCGGAAACCGGCATCTGGCTTGGCCGCAGCTTTCGTTCCCGGGGCGTCGGCGGCGCCGCCCTGGACCTGGTGCTGGCCAAGGCCCGGCGTGCTGGCCTGAAGCGCGTCACTGCCCGTACCCTGGCCGGTAACCATAGCGCCCAGCGGCTGCTCGCGGCAGCCGGAGCGGCACTGACGCACGACGGCGACGGAACGGTCCTGGCCGTCGTCGAGCTTTAG
- a CDS encoding SRPBCC family protein — MSVPRNLKRMAAPAGMLAGVASAAWFRRSYLRWNASDAEVEDRLPGDDFLQVADLQATRAVTIKSPPDAVWPWLAQMGQGRGGLYSYDFLENLAGLDIHSADRIHPEWQDIKPGDRFHLAPDPSADLEVGLVDRGKALVLRVRPDSPPGPFDFSWAFVLRPQPDGTTRLLARERYAYRKWWTRVMVEAVEVASFIMSRRMLKGIKTRAEGTAQMPDEPIREFPG; from the coding sequence ATGTCAGTGCCACGCAATCTGAAGCGGATGGCCGCCCCCGCAGGGATGCTGGCCGGAGTGGCTTCGGCCGCCTGGTTCCGGAGGTCCTACCTGCGCTGGAACGCCTCCGATGCCGAAGTGGAAGACCGGCTGCCGGGCGACGATTTTCTGCAGGTCGCAGACCTGCAGGCAACCCGTGCCGTCACCATTAAGTCCCCGCCGGACGCAGTGTGGCCATGGTTGGCGCAAATGGGTCAGGGCCGCGGCGGCCTGTACAGCTACGACTTCCTGGAAAACCTCGCGGGCCTCGACATCCACAGCGCGGACCGCATCCATCCCGAGTGGCAGGACATCAAACCCGGCGACCGGTTCCACCTGGCACCTGATCCTTCCGCGGACCTGGAGGTGGGCCTCGTGGACCGCGGCAAAGCGCTTGTCCTGCGCGTTCGGCCGGATTCCCCTCCCGGTCCTTTCGACTTCAGCTGGGCGTTCGTCCTGCGGCCGCAGCCCGACGGCACCACAAGGCTGCTGGCGCGGGAGCGTTACGCCTATCGGAAATGGTGGACGCGGGTCATGGTCGAGGCAGTGGAGGTAGCGAGTTTCATCATGTCCCGGCGAATGCTGAAGGGGATCAAAACCCGCGCTGAGGGCACCGCCCAAATGCCGGATGAGCCCATCCGGGAGTTTCCCGGCTGA
- a CDS encoding TerC family protein: MLDLPLWFEVGSFVVLGLILLIDLLLVVRRPHEPSMKEAGLWVAFYITLALVFAGAMFAFTGPEFGSQFIAGWVTEYSLSIDNLFVFIIIMARFSVPRKYQQEVLMVGIIIALILRGIFIMLGAIVIEQFSWVFYIFGAFLLWTAWKQAQDEGEEEEDRENPLIARIRKVIPMSEKFDGGKLRTTLNGKKVFTPMVIVFITIGLTDLLFAVDSIPAIFGLTQSPFIVFTANLFALMGLRQLYFLLGGLMNRLIYLKHALSVILAFIGVKLVLHAMHVNELPFINGGHHIEWAPEIPTFVSLAVIVGTIIIAVVASLLSSKAQAAAIDPRLEEDVRKSHSDAE, translated from the coding sequence GTGCTCGATTTGCCCCTATGGTTCGAGGTTGGCTCGTTTGTCGTCCTCGGCCTGATTCTCCTGATCGATCTCCTCCTGGTGGTTCGCCGGCCGCACGAGCCGTCCATGAAGGAAGCCGGTTTGTGGGTGGCCTTCTACATCACCCTGGCGCTGGTGTTCGCCGGTGCCATGTTCGCTTTCACCGGACCTGAGTTCGGAAGCCAGTTCATCGCCGGCTGGGTCACGGAGTACAGCCTCAGCATTGACAACCTGTTCGTGTTCATCATCATCATGGCCAGGTTCTCCGTCCCCCGGAAATACCAGCAGGAAGTGCTGATGGTGGGCATCATCATCGCGCTCATCCTTCGCGGCATCTTCATCATGCTTGGCGCCATTGTCATCGAACAGTTCAGCTGGGTGTTCTACATCTTCGGCGCGTTCCTGCTGTGGACCGCCTGGAAGCAGGCGCAGGACGAGGGCGAAGAGGAAGAAGATCGGGAGAACCCGCTGATCGCCAGGATCCGCAAGGTCATCCCCATGTCGGAGAAGTTCGACGGCGGCAAGCTGCGGACCACGCTCAACGGCAAGAAGGTGTTCACCCCCATGGTGATCGTCTTCATCACCATCGGCCTGACGGACCTGCTGTTCGCCGTGGACTCCATCCCCGCGATCTTCGGCCTGACCCAGAGCCCCTTCATTGTCTTCACCGCCAACCTCTTTGCCCTGATGGGCCTGCGGCAGCTGTACTTCCTCCTCGGTGGCCTGATGAACCGGCTGATCTACCTCAAGCATGCGCTGTCCGTCATCCTGGCGTTCATCGGCGTCAAGCTGGTCCTGCACGCCATGCACGTGAACGAGTTGCCGTTCATCAACGGCGGCCACCACATCGAGTGGGCGCCGGAGATCCCGACGTTCGTGTCGCTCGCCGTCATCGTCGGCACCATCATCATTGCCGTGGTCGCCAGCCTGCTCAGCTCCAAGGCCCAGGCCGCCGCGATTGATCCCCGGCTTGAAGAAGACGTCCGGAAGAGCCACAGCGACGCCGAATAG
- a CDS encoding ABC transporter substrate-binding protein produces MKTPLRTSKVAKALATAAAVALLATGCSPASSSDSGGNVTIRFTWWGNDLRNKQTQQVIDSFQASHPNIKIQAEPGVWSSYWDKLATTTAANDSPDVIQMDQAYIAEYGGRGALLDLSKQDNIDTSKIDQDALKSGQVDGKQYGLSTGQNAKAVMINTKMFQDYGVPIPDDKTWTWDDYTKTAAQIAAAAAKAGQTNYGSSYSLTDSDLNTWAMQHDESLYSADGGLGFKEATATSFFENILNLRNKGAAAPANIATEDISAPVEQTLFATGKTAMSWWWTNQVNALQSALKTEVKILRAPSSTGSAKDNGMSYKPSMFWSVSSRSKHPKEASEVVNYLLNNLDAAKTILTERGFPTNSEVQTAIDPQLTPADKAAAAFLKDIKPDLQGVPPVPPTGSSGVQALIQRYSSDVLFDRRSPSDAAKGLMQEAQGLIDSARKK; encoded by the coding sequence ATGAAGACTCCTCTTCGCACTAGCAAGGTGGCCAAGGCCCTCGCAACGGCCGCCGCCGTGGCCCTGCTGGCTACCGGCTGCTCCCCGGCCTCGTCCAGCGACAGCGGCGGCAACGTCACCATCCGCTTTACCTGGTGGGGCAACGACCTGCGGAACAAACAGACGCAGCAGGTCATTGACTCCTTCCAGGCCTCCCATCCCAACATCAAGATCCAGGCGGAGCCCGGGGTGTGGAGCAGCTACTGGGACAAGCTGGCCACCACCACCGCCGCCAATGATTCTCCGGACGTGATCCAGATGGACCAGGCGTACATCGCTGAGTACGGCGGCCGCGGAGCACTGCTGGACCTGTCCAAGCAGGACAACATCGACACCTCCAAGATTGACCAGGACGCCCTGAAATCCGGCCAGGTGGACGGCAAGCAGTACGGCCTGAGCACCGGCCAGAACGCCAAGGCCGTGATGATCAACACCAAGATGTTCCAGGACTATGGGGTGCCCATCCCGGACGACAAGACCTGGACCTGGGACGACTACACCAAGACCGCCGCGCAGATCGCGGCCGCGGCGGCCAAGGCAGGCCAGACCAACTACGGCAGTTCCTACTCACTGACCGACTCCGATCTGAACACCTGGGCCATGCAGCACGACGAGTCGCTGTACTCGGCCGACGGCGGCCTCGGCTTCAAGGAGGCCACCGCTACTTCCTTTTTCGAAAACATCCTGAACCTGCGCAACAAGGGGGCAGCCGCACCGGCCAACATCGCCACCGAGGACATCAGCGCCCCTGTGGAGCAGACACTCTTCGCCACGGGCAAGACAGCCATGTCGTGGTGGTGGACCAACCAGGTCAACGCGCTGCAGTCCGCGCTGAAGACTGAGGTGAAGATCCTGCGCGCACCCAGCTCCACCGGGAGCGCCAAGGACAACGGCATGTCATACAAGCCGTCCATGTTCTGGTCCGTCTCGTCCCGCAGCAAGCATCCAAAGGAGGCTTCCGAAGTTGTCAACTACCTGCTGAACAACCTGGACGCTGCCAAGACCATCCTGACGGAGCGCGGCTTCCCCACCAACTCCGAAGTGCAGACAGCGATTGACCCGCAACTGACGCCCGCGGACAAGGCGGCTGCGGCGTTCCTCAAGGACATCAAGCCCGATCTGCAGGGCGTTCCGCCCGTGCCTCCGACCGGTTCCTCCGGCGTTCAGGCGCTGATCCAGCGGTACAGCAGCGACGTCCTTTTCGACCGGCGGTCACCGTCCGACGCGGCCAAGGGCCTGATGCAGGAAGCACAGGGCCTGATCGACTCGGCCAGGAAGAAGTAG
- a CDS encoding IMPACT family protein, producing MFKPAEPPQDGDSRARTYTTLAAGRDFRHELEVKRSRFITVLRRAGTEDEARDLVAGLRREFHDARHHCSAFVLGPDRTIQRSSDDGEPAGTAGIPMLEALLKRETVPGATDLSDVSAVVVRYFGGVLLGAGGLVRAYSESVSAALDRAPLVRRSRRRICYTAVPHAVAGRLENDLRAAGMVMADTTYQDRDTMLRVAVPDDAAALAAARDRVLQLTAGSASLTPDGTEWVDEPLA from the coding sequence GTGTTTAAACCGGCGGAACCACCACAGGACGGGGACAGCCGGGCCAGGACCTATACCACCCTGGCAGCGGGACGGGATTTTCGGCACGAGCTGGAGGTCAAGCGGTCCAGGTTCATCACCGTCCTCCGTCGCGCCGGCACCGAGGACGAAGCCCGCGACCTGGTGGCAGGCCTGCGCCGGGAGTTCCATGATGCGCGCCATCACTGCTCCGCGTTCGTCCTTGGGCCCGACCGCACCATCCAGCGTTCCAGCGACGACGGCGAACCCGCCGGGACCGCCGGCATCCCCATGCTCGAAGCCCTCCTGAAGCGGGAAACCGTGCCCGGCGCGACGGACCTCAGTGATGTCAGCGCCGTCGTCGTACGTTATTTCGGCGGTGTCCTGCTCGGTGCCGGCGGGCTGGTCCGTGCGTATTCCGAGTCTGTCTCGGCGGCCCTGGACCGTGCACCGCTGGTCCGGCGCAGCAGGCGGCGCATTTGCTACACCGCCGTACCGCACGCCGTGGCAGGGCGGCTGGAGAACGACCTGCGGGCCGCCGGCATGGTCATGGCGGACACCACCTACCAGGACCGGGACACCATGCTGCGGGTTGCCGTGCCCGACGACGCTGCCGCCCTTGCCGCCGCCAGGGACCGCGTCCTGCAGCTCACGGCCGGTTCCGCCAGCCTCACTCCCGACGGGACGGAATGGGTCGATGAACCCCTTGCCTGA
- the coaE gene encoding dephospho-CoA kinase, which produces MLKIGLTGGIASGKSVVAAQLLERGAVLVDADALAREVVEPGTEGLERIVAEFGAGMLDGGGRLNRPRLGEAVFGDPGRLAALNAIVHPLVRARAAAITAAASADAVVVQDIPLLVETGQGANFHLVAVVDAPDEVRLHRMQELRGMTAEAALSRMAAQATRAERLAAADVVLDNSGTVQQLLEQVDRLWDGRLVPFARNLAEGRRAPRRGGVVLEPHRPDWAQEAQRIAARITAAAPDHILAVDHIGSTSVPGLAAKDVIDLQVTVPDLEAAAAVAPLLAAAGFPAVRGVEADTPKPGDPDQSAWLKRFHANADPCRAVNVHVRAAGSAGWRYALIFRDWLRNDPSALRLYEAHKADLAGRFADPAGTGAYAEAKEPWFTDVAWPRMSAWAEATGWEPPSYPS; this is translated from the coding sequence GTGCTGAAAATAGGGCTGACGGGCGGGATCGCCTCAGGGAAATCGGTGGTGGCCGCGCAACTGTTGGAACGCGGCGCCGTATTGGTGGACGCGGACGCGCTGGCCCGTGAGGTGGTCGAGCCGGGGACCGAGGGGCTGGAACGCATCGTGGCGGAGTTCGGCGCAGGGATGCTCGACGGCGGCGGGCGGCTTAATCGCCCCAGGCTGGGCGAGGCAGTGTTCGGCGACCCGGGACGGCTCGCCGCGCTGAACGCAATCGTCCACCCCCTGGTACGTGCCCGCGCCGCGGCCATCACTGCTGCGGCCTCCGCTGACGCTGTCGTGGTCCAGGACATTCCCCTCCTGGTGGAGACCGGGCAGGGGGCCAATTTCCATTTGGTGGCAGTGGTGGACGCGCCGGACGAAGTGCGGCTGCACCGCATGCAGGAGCTTCGCGGCATGACAGCTGAGGCAGCGCTTTCCCGCATGGCCGCGCAGGCGACGCGCGCCGAACGGCTGGCCGCTGCCGACGTGGTCCTGGATAACTCAGGCACCGTGCAGCAGTTGCTGGAGCAGGTGGACAGGCTGTGGGACGGCCGCCTGGTGCCGTTCGCCCGCAACCTGGCAGAAGGTAGGCGGGCACCGCGGCGCGGGGGAGTGGTCCTGGAGCCGCACCGGCCGGACTGGGCGCAGGAGGCGCAAAGGATAGCGGCAAGGATTACTGCGGCGGCGCCCGACCACATCCTCGCTGTGGACCACATCGGCTCCACCTCTGTGCCTGGCTTGGCCGCCAAGGACGTGATCGACCTGCAGGTCACGGTGCCGGACCTGGAGGCCGCGGCGGCGGTTGCGCCGCTCCTGGCCGCAGCCGGCTTTCCGGCCGTCCGGGGAGTGGAGGCGGACACCCCGAAGCCCGGCGATCCCGACCAGTCGGCGTGGTTGAAGCGGTTCCACGCCAACGCGGACCCTTGCCGTGCAGTGAACGTCCATGTCCGGGCGGCGGGTTCGGCCGGTTGGCGGTACGCCCTGATATTCCGGGACTGGCTCCGGAACGACCCCTCCGCGCTGCGGCTTTACGAGGCGCATAAGGCGGACCTCGCCGGGCGCTTTGCAGACCCGGCCGGCACCGGGGCCTATGCCGAGGCCAAGGAACCCTGGTTCACGGACGTAGCCTGGCCACGGATGTCCGCCTGGGCGGAGGCAACCGGGTGGGAACCGCCGTCGTACCCGTCCTGA